One Aerococcus urinaeequi DNA segment encodes these proteins:
- a CDS encoding CpsD/CapB family tyrosine-protein kinase, with product MFKNKRKHFDKMNAEQRRGASLITVTQPNDVISESFRQIRTNIQFSMVDHDFKSIMFTSSGVWEGKSTVTANIAAVMAQQGLRVLLVDADLRKPTVAKTFNINTTVGLTSLLTDRDANIMDTVNYVADANIYILAAGPIPPNPSELLGSNRMAELIGELEEMFDLVIFDTPPILAVTDAQVVATRVDGVIVVVRSGIANKNEVRKTKDLLDVVNANVIGAVYNGEDANKLGYGYGYGQSETSK from the coding sequence TTGTTTAAGAATAAAAGAAAACATTTTGACAAGATGAATGCAGAACAACGCCGAGGCGCTAGTTTAATTACTGTTACGCAACCAAATGACGTCATTTCTGAATCGTTCCGTCAAATCCGTACGAATATCCAATTCTCAATGGTTGACCATGATTTTAAATCAATCATGTTCACATCATCTGGTGTTTGGGAAGGTAAATCAACTGTTACAGCCAATATTGCTGCTGTAATGGCGCAACAAGGCTTGCGTGTCTTATTAGTAGACGCTGATTTACGTAAACCAACAGTAGCCAAAACATTCAATATCAACACAACTGTTGGTTTGACAAGTTTACTAACAGACCGTGATGCAAACATCATGGATACTGTAAACTATGTTGCAGATGCAAATATTTACATTTTAGCAGCTGGTCCAATTCCGCCAAACCCGTCTGAACTATTAGGTTCAAACCGTATGGCTGAATTAATCGGCGAATTAGAAGAAATGTTTGACTTAGTTATTTTTGATACACCACCAATTCTAGCTGTTACTGATGCACAAGTTGTTGCAACGCGTGTAGATGGCGTGATTGTGGTTGTGCGTTCAGGAATTGCTAACAAAAACGAAGTACGCAAAACAAAAGATTTATTGGACGTGGTGAACGCCAACGTGATCGGTGCCGTATATAACGGTGAAGATGCCAATAAATTAGGCTACGGTTATGG